One part of the Nitrospirota bacterium genome encodes these proteins:
- a CDS encoding cysteine desulfurase, which translates to MMNPIYLDYNASTPVDARVLEEMLPYLKEKFGNPSSSHSYGIALKSGIEQARERVAALLGCEASEIIFTSGATESNNMVIKGVIASAPKGSHIIATRIEHPAVLEPCHYLETQGYPVTYLPVDEYGLVDPADLEQAITPKTVLVTVMHSNNEVGTIQNITSLAKIATSSGILFHTDAAQSLGKVRVKVRELGVDFLTIAGHKFYAPKGIGALYIKNGRKLSPLLRGAGHERGLRPGTENAAFIVGLGAACTIASEIMDAEGPRQIKLGQRLFEGLKLSGMKVHLNGHPEKKLPNTWNISFEGFDSIAVMEALGRDIAVSPGAACHGSTVNASHVLVAMGTDPALARGAIRFSLGRETTEAEIDVVVEMLKKKLAR; encoded by the coding sequence ATGATGAACCCAATCTATCTTGACTATAACGCCAGTACTCCCGTTGATGCGAGGGTCCTCGAAGAGATGCTGCCCTATTTGAAGGAAAAGTTCGGCAATCCTTCCAGCAGCCATTCCTACGGTATTGCGCTCAAGTCCGGCATCGAACAGGCGCGCGAGCGTGTCGCGGCGCTTCTGGGGTGCGAGGCATCAGAGATCATCTTCACGAGCGGGGCCACGGAATCGAACAACATGGTGATCAAGGGCGTTATCGCTTCAGCGCCCAAAGGCAGCCACATCATCGCGACCCGGATCGAACATCCGGCAGTGCTTGAACCGTGCCACTATCTTGAGACACAGGGATACCCGGTAACGTATCTGCCGGTTGACGAATACGGACTCGTGGACCCCGCGGACCTTGAACAGGCGATCACCCCAAAGACCGTGCTCGTCACGGTCATGCATTCGAATAACGAGGTCGGAACGATACAGAACATTACGTCGCTCGCGAAGATCGCAACTTCCAGCGGGATCCTGTTCCACACCGATGCAGCGCAGAGCCTGGGCAAGGTCCGTGTGAAGGTCCGGGAACTTGGCGTGGATTTCCTGACCATTGCCGGCCACAAGTTCTATGCGCCGAAAGGCATCGGCGCGCTGTATATCAAGAACGGCCGCAAACTTTCGCCGCTGCTGCGCGGAGCAGGGCATGAGCGGGGGCTAAGGCCGGGCACGGAGAATGCCGCGTTCATCGTCGGCCTGGGTGCTGCATGCACGATCGCTTCGGAGATCATGGATGCTGAAGGGCCGCGCCAGATAAAACTCGGGCAGCGATTATTCGAAGGATTGAAGCTCTCAGGAATGAAGGTGCATCTGAACGGCCATCCTGAAAAGAAGCTGCCGAATACCTGGAACATCAGCTTTGAGGGGTTCGATTCGATAGCGGTCATGGAGGCACTGGGAAGAGATATCGCGGTCTCTCCCGGAGCCGCATGCCACGGCAGTACGGTGAACGCGTCACATGTACTGGTCGCCATGGGTACGGACCCCGCGCTTGCCCGCGGCGCGATACGCTTCAGTTTGGGGAGGGAAACAACGGAGGCGGAGATTGATGTTGTTGTTGAGATGTTGAAGAAAAAGTTGGCGAGATAA